From the Actinopolymorpha singaporensis genome, the window GGATGTTGCCGGTGCAGCACTGCACCGGGTGTCCCGGGCGAAAGGACATCCGGTTGTCACCACGCGACATCGGGTTGTGGTTGCTGGCGTTGGTGGCGATCAACTGGTTGGCGCAGGAGAAGTACTGCAGTGCGGTGAAGTCCTTCGTCACCGCACCGGGTAGGGCGTTGAAGACGACGCGTTCCAACCGGTCGGCGTAGTGCGGATCGCCGGTGATCTGCAGCAGATGGCCCAGCGACCAGGTGTGGTCTGAGATGGTGCAGCTCTCGTGGGACTCCAGCGGTCCGTTGCCGCTCATCGCCTCCGCGCCGGAGTGCAGCCCGTCGGCCAACAGGTGGTCGCGTTCGACCTTGGCGTACGCGTGCACTGTCGCGTCCAGGCTCTCGCGGTCACCGGTCGCCGCATACATCAGCGCACCGAGCTTGGCGAGTTCGTTGAAGCTCACCCCGTGCGTCGTGACCGGTCGGTCCGAACGCATGCCGGCCAGGGTGAAGTCGCGGGCGTGCTCGCTGTCCTGCGCGTTGAACCGCGCGTACAGGTCGGTCGCCTGCTCCAGCAGGTCCGGCTCCCCGGTCTCGGCATACAGCGCGAGCAGGATCTCGACCCCGGACACGTCCCGCGCGAAGCCCATCGGGTGCGGCGTACTGCGGTAGTGGCGGACGAGGGCGTCGATCAGCCGCCGGTCGCCGGTGATGTCGTACTGCGCGAGTACGGCGCGGAAGAAGACGAGGTACGCCCACCGGTCACGGTCGCGGAACATCTCCGGGCCGATGAAACCGTCCGGCGCCGCCTTCGCGATCGCGCCCTCGACCTGCGCCACCGCCAGTTCGCGTACCGACTCGTCCCCGGCCAGGAATCCGGCCTTGAGCGCGCCGTCCACCCAGTACGCCGTCTGCTCGTACGGCCACCAGGCCATCGCCGGGTCGGCCACGTCCGCCAGCCGGGACGGGTCGTCCCAGAACGTGTGGTCCAGCGGATAGCCGCTGGTCTGCGGGTGGCCGGTGATCCCGGCGCACTGGCGGCGGAGGAACTCCAGCAGCCAGCCCCGCGGCCGGACCTGGGCCAGCCGGACGGGTTCGTACTGGGCGTGTGGCAGAGCGGCCATCGCATGGCTCCCGAACGTGATCGAGGTGGCGCGGACCGTGGTACGCGGACGCCCGGACCGACGGGACGCGGGCAGGGGCACCGCGAAGGCCAGGCGACCTCCGCCAGTGTTCCAGAGCCCTGTCACAGGTGCGTCCCGCCCGGTGTCTACGAGGTCGGAACCGGTCGGTCGGGACCTTGATCGGCCGGTGACCGCCGAAAGGAGCGACTTCCATGTCCGTCGCACATCTCGTGGTCACCCTCGCGGCCGCCGCCTGGGTGGGCTTCTCCGCTCTCTGTGTCTTCGTGCACGCCAGGTGGGTGGTGGGGCCGCTGACGGAGTACGGCGTTCCCCGGTCCTGGTGGCCGTGGCTCGGTACGGCCAAGGCGGCGGGAGCTGTCGGACTCGTGGTCGGACTGTTCGTCCCGTTCGTCGGTGTGGCAGCGGGCGTGGGCCTGATCCTCTACTTCGTCGGCGCCGTGATCACGGTCGTGCGAGCCCGCTCGTACGCGCACATCCCGTTCCCGTTGCTCTATCTGGCCCCGGTCGTGGTCGCGCTGGCTCTGGGCCCGGGGGTCTGAGCATCACCCCCGCGAGGGTCCCGAAGATCGTAGGCTGTCCGGATGAGGGAGCAGGACAACTCGGTTGGCGTCGTACGCGAGGATCCGCCTGTGGCGGCAGGGGAGCGGGCGATGCTCGAGTCGTGGTTGGAGTTTCACCGGGCGACCCTCCTGACCAAGTGCGAGGGCCTCACCGACGATGAGCTCAGGACAAGGTCGGTGCCACCGTCCTCGCTCAGCCTGCTGGGGCTGGTCGGTCACCTGACCGGGGTCGAGCGGAACTGGTTCCGGTCGGCGTTCGCACCCCTTGGTGCGCCGGTGACCGACGGTGCCGACGGCCGTACGGACAT encodes:
- a CDS encoding beta-L-arabinofuranosidase domain-containing protein; its protein translation is MAALPHAQYEPVRLAQVRPRGWLLEFLRRQCAGITGHPQTSGYPLDHTFWDDPSRLADVADPAMAWWPYEQTAYWVDGALKAGFLAGDESVRELAVAQVEGAIAKAAPDGFIGPEMFRDRDRWAYLVFFRAVLAQYDITGDRRLIDALVRHYRSTPHPMGFARDVSGVEILLALYAETGEPDLLEQATDLYARFNAQDSEHARDFTLAGMRSDRPVTTHGVSFNELAKLGALMYAATGDRESLDATVHAYAKVERDHLLADGLHSGAEAMSGNGPLESHESCTISDHTWSLGHLLQITGDPHYADRLERVVFNALPGAVTKDFTALQYFSCANQLIATNASNHNPMSRGDNRMSFRPGHPVQCCTGNIQRALPNYVERMWMRGRGGNRGDGRGEEIVAALFGPSRIEAPIAGTAVTIEEQTRYPFEPGVTFTVTPEHPARFTFTVRIPEWCQAPVVTVGGEPTDQPPVPGTFYRIEREWQPGDRVEVRLPFPLTSRCWADGGTSLELGPLTLSLPVSTTLTVDTEDDWEQTPVEFRLAGPQRRLPGFPAYTLVPGSEWAYALAVDEASLADTAEVVWTDGEAFPLDVDTPAVRVSVPARRVRDWALVETDRVSRLLPSFENGRFRMVEHEVEGRFTLTPPLPAPDTLAERLGDETERIELVPYGNTLLRLTVFPAAGPQTSAR
- a CDS encoding DoxX family protein yields the protein MSVAHLVVTLAAAAWVGFSALCVFVHARWVVGPLTEYGVPRSWWPWLGTAKAAGAVGLVVGLFVPFVGVAAGVGLILYFVGAVITVVRARSYAHIPFPLLYLAPVVVALALGPGV
- a CDS encoding DinB family protein, whose amino-acid sequence is MREQDNSVGVVREDPPVAAGERAMLESWLEFHRATLLTKCEGLTDDELRTRSVPPSSLSLLGLVGHLTGVERNWFRSAFAPLGAPVTDGADGRTDIDFDDVADVDTATVMARFHAEVEHSRRVAAEQPSLDTLGTGIRGGQRIAPSLRWVYVHMIEEYARHNGHADLLRERIDGAVGV